A region from the Corticium candelabrum chromosome 14, ooCorCand1.1, whole genome shotgun sequence genome encodes:
- the LOC134189416 gene encoding small ribosomal subunit protein eS1-like codes for MAVGKNKRLTKGKKGQKKKIVDPFTKKDWYDVKAPAMFNNRNIGKTLVTRTQGTKIASDGLKGRVFEVAQADLQADEISFRKFRLMVEDVQAKLCLTNFHGMVFTTDKLRSLVKKWQTLIEAYADVRTTDGYLLRVFVIGFTKRRSNQVKKTCYAQTSQCKSIRRKMVEIVQREVSNSDIREVVNKLVPDSIGTDIEKACQYIHPLHDVFVRKVKVLKKPKFDLGKLMDLHGEGGAVKSSTTGDSSTGQPVARSSGFDEPPIQDSV; via the exons ATGGCTGTCGGTAAGAACAAGCGACTTACGAAAGGGAAAAAAGGACAGAAAAAGAAGAT TGTGGATCCATTTACCAAGAAGGATTGGTATGACGTGAAAGCTCCAGCCATGTTCAATAATCGAAATATTGGAAAGACCCTTGTGACAAGAACGCAAGGAACAA AAATTGCGTCGGATGGACTGAAAGGTAGAGTGTTTGAAGTCGCTCAAGCAGATCTCCAAGCCGACGAAATTTCCTTTCGCAAATTCCGTCTCATGGTGGAAGACGTGCAGGCCAAGCTCTGTCTCACTAATTTCCATGGCATGGTGTTTACAACAGACAAGTTACGATCATTGGTAAAGAAGTGGCAG ACTCTTATCGAGGCTTATGCTGATGTTCGAACAACTGATGGCTACCTACTACGTGTTTTTGTCATTGGATTCACAAAACGTCGAAGCAACCAGGTGAAGAAAACTTGCTATGCTCAAACTAGCCAATGCAAGTCTATTAGGCGAAAAATGGTGGAGATAGTTCAGCGTGAAGTATCTAACAGTGATATTCGCGAAGTAGTCAACAAACT TGTTCCTGACAGTATTGGCACAGATATTGAGAAGGCTTGTCAGTACATCCATCCACTACATGATGTATTTGTTCGTAAAGTTAAAGTGCTGAAGAAACCAAAGTTTGATT TGGGGAAATTGATGGATCTACATGGTGAAGGTGGTGCTGTGAAGTCGTCAACAACAGGAGACAGCAGTACTGGTCAACCTGTTGCACGATCTTCAGGATTTGATGAACCTCCTATTCAAGACAGTGTTTAG
- the LOC134190164 gene encoding tetratricopeptide repeat protein 29-like, whose amino-acid sequence MTAANVLRGAPRQDRRNGGSGSPGTRLLPSRQRQFKLGGSSNRIEADHNAIPTFDIGEVDVFGYRNTYKHNVCVEMLKEGHHESFREVVSLIECQKEERERLGRDSGFYYDPLLESEEPKLKQLKVYLSAAEDAKLQDNISLKI is encoded by the exons ATGACTGCGGCTAATGTATTGCGTGGTGCACCACGGCAAGACCGTCGTAATGGTGGATCTGGATCGCCAGGCACTCGGCTTCTTCCTAGTCGTCAACGGCAGTTTAAGTTAGGCGGGAGCTCAAATCGAATTGAGGCAGACCACAATGCTATACCAACGTTTGACATTGGCGAGGTCGATGTTTTTGG CTACCGCAATACCTACAAGCACAACGTGTGCGTGGAGATGCTTAAGGAAGGGCACCATGAATCTTTCCGTGAGGTAGTTAGTCTTATTGAATGCCAAAAGGAAGAACGTGAACGATTAGGCCGCGATTCTGGATTCTACTATGATCCTCTGCTCGAAAGTGAAGAGCCTAAGCTCAAGCAATTAAAGGTCTATCTTTCTGCTGCTGAAGATGCTAAACTGCAAG ATAATATCTCATTGAAGATATAG
- the LOC134190198 gene encoding uncharacterized protein LOC134190198: protein MSPVLFNLFMDRIMRETPIKFEGDGIEIAYRTDGGLFRNYRVKPDGTHKIKAPMYANDLALLGTSSSELQQMVNAFHDTCMRWGMRINTDKTKILSIGAEEANTSIAGRALENVSEFCYLGSIVTKSGDCHLEVVERIQKASRTFCSWKRRVFTNRGFSKNTKLRVFRSLVMPVYYMVLRLGQSLK, encoded by the coding sequence ATGTCTCCAGTCTTGTTCAATCTGTTTATGGACAGAATTATGCGTGAGACTCCGATCAAGTTTGAGGGTGATGGCATTGAGATTGCTTACAGAACAGATGGTGGCCTGTTCAGGAATTATCGTGTAAAACCTGATGGGACACATAAGATCAAAGCTCCCATGTATGCCAATGATTTGGCCCTACTAGGTACGTCAAGTAGTGAGTTGCAGCAGATGGTGAATGCTTTCCATGATACATGTATGAGATGGGGTATGCGGATCAACACTGACAAAACTAAAATCCTGAGTATTGGTGCTGAAGAAGCAAACACCTCGATTGCTGGTCGTGCTCTAGAGAATGTTTCTGAATTCTGCTATTTGGGCAGCATTGTAACTAAGTCAGGGGATTGTCACTTAGAGGTTGTTGAACGTATTCAGAAAGCTAGCAGGACATTCTGTTCTTGGAAACGTAGAGTGTTCACAAACCGaggatttagcaagaacacaaaactgagAGTCTTTAGGTcactagtgatgccagtttACTATATGGTTCTGAGACTTGGGCAATCACTCAAGTAG